CTCCCCCTCCGGGCCGCCCACCCCATCGGGGTTGGTCCACCAGGGAACCGCCTCCACCCAGCTGCGCTGCACCTCGCTGACCCGCCAGAGCCGGGAGCGCCAGACGAAGCGGTGCGGCGTGCCATGCACCGGCTCACAGATGATTGCCCTCTCGTAGCTGCGCATGGCATGCCCCTTCCCCGATCCGATCCGCTCATCAAGCGCTTCCCCGTCGATGAACCGGGACTTGAAAGCTAGCACATATTCGAACACCCATTCGATAGATGGCCATTACCTGTGGACCCGCCACCTGCGACACACCCGGCTTGTGGACGAGCCGGGTGTGCCACGGGCCACGCGGAGTAAAGTTGATCGACCCGTGGACAGGACTGAGACACTGTGACTGAATCTGCACCACACGACGACGCCGACATTCTGGAGCACGAGCTGGAGCTCGAACAGCGCCATGTTGACCACGTCTATGAACGCCTCGAGGCGGCCATGGCGGAGGCCCGCAATGTCGAGGCGGAAAGCCGTGCCCGCTTCACCAGCGATCGTGCTGATTGGCTGCGCGAGGAGGACAGCACCGCACTGTTCGAGCGCGACGCCTTCGCCTACCAGGCCTCACGACGACTGGCGATCCTCGACGAGGAGCATGAGGGGCTGGTCTTCGGACGCCTCGACCTGCTGCTCGACAAGGAGACCCGCTACATCGGACGGCTCGGCGTGCGCGACGAGGACTACGAGCCACTGGTCATCGACTGGCGCGCACCGGCGGCCGAGGCCTTCTACCGGGCGACCCCGAACAACCCGATGGGCGTGGTGCGTCGACGCGTCCTGCGCTGCCGCGACGACAAGGTGATCGGCATCGAGGACGATCTCCTCGACACCGAGGCCGACACCGACCTGGTCGTCATCGGCGAGGGTGCCCTGATGGCCGCCCTCGGCCGTGCCCGCGGCCAGCACATGCGCAGCATCGTGGCCACCATCCAGGCCGAACAGGACGAGGCGATCCGTGCCCCCTACCAGGGGGTCACGACGATTGCCGGCGGCCCCGGCACCGGCAAGACGGTGGTGGCACTGCACCGGGCCGCCTACCTGCTCTACACCCATCGCAAGCGCCTGGAACGCGGCGGCGTCCTGGTGGTCGGCCCCTCCGATGTGTTCATGAACTACATCGAGCGGGTGCTGCCCGGCCTGGGCGAGGACGCCGTGACGCTGCGCAGCGTCGGCCGGGTCGCCGACGACGTGCTGGGGCTGGGCTCCGATCGTCAGGACAGCGCCGAGGCCACGATCCTCAAGGGCTCCCTGGTGATGAGCAGGCTGTTGCGCCGACTCGTCAACGAACCCCTGGTGGCGCAGGGCGCCCAGCAGCTGCGGGTCACCTTCTCCGGTGAGATCCTCACCCTCGACGCCAAGGCGCTGGCCGCAATGCGCAACAAGATCCTGGCGAACAACAAGCTCAACGAGGCCCGCCACATCGCCGAGCAGGCACTGCTCGGCGCGCTGTATGCCAAGCTGCCGCCGGCCCTGGCCAAGGATGTGGAGCGCGACGAGTTCGACGACAAGGTGACCACCCAGGCCAGTTGGCAGATGTTCGTCAACGCATGGTGGCCACCCCTGGACGCCGAGCAGGTGCTGGCCCGTCTGGCTGAGCCGACGCTGGCCGCGAAGGTCTCCCACGGGCTGCTGGATGCCGATCAGCAGGCCGTGCTGTCGGAGTCCCTGTCGCAGTCCCGCGGATACGTCCCCGCCGCCGGCATGGCCCATCCGCAGTGGTCGGTCAGCGATATCCCGCTGCTCGATGAGCTGGCGATGATCCTCGGCCCGCTGCCCGAGCCCGCCAGCACCGAGCCCGACCTCTTCCTCGACTCGACGAAGGAGGAGCTGGTGACCACCGCTGACCTGTTGTCGGACCAGCGCGACACCGAGGACGACGAGCTGCTGCAGAACTACTCGCACGTACTCGTGGATGAGGCACAGGACATCACCCCCATGCAATGGCGGATGATCCGGCGTCGCGGGCCACAGGCGAGCTGGACGATCGTCGGCGACCCGGCCCAGAGTTCCTACCCGGAGGCGGCCCAGACCGACCGCGCCATGCGGGAACTGATCGGACGGGCGCCCCACCGCACCTTCCGACTGGCGACGAACTACCGCTCGCCGGCAGAGGTCATGAACCTGGCCGGACGCTTCATCCGCACCTACCTGCCCGAGGCGGACCTGCCCAATGCGGTGCGGAGCACCGGTATCGAGCCGGAGCTCGCGGCCACCACGCCGGAGGACCTCGACATGACGGTGCGCGCGCTCATCGAGCGCCTGCTGGGCCAGGTGGAGGGAACCATCGGCGTCATCGTGCCGCCCTCGGCGGTCGAGGAGGTACGCACCTTCGATCCGGGTTCGGATCGGGTGTTGGTGGTCACCGCGCTGCAGGCCAAGGGCCTGGAATATGACGCGGCGCTGGTGATCAATCCCGACCAGATCATTGCCGAGGCACCCGGTGGTCCCCGGGTGCTCTATGTGGCGCTGACCCGCCCGACGCAACGCCTGATCACCCTGGACGTCACCACGGGCGGCGTGCCAGGAGAATGGCGAGAATCTCTCGGGTAGCCGCCGAGCGGTTCCGGGTGAAGAACTGCAGGCCGGGCGCGCCGCGCTCCAACAGGTCCGAGGCCAGCTCGGCGCAGATCTGGGCACCGGTGGCGCGCACGGCCAGCGGATCATTGGCCACGGCCATCAGCCGCTCCGTGACGCTGGCGGGCAGCGGCACCCCGGACAGCTCGGCGAACTTGTCGAGCTGGCTGATGGCCGTCACCGGCATCATGCCCGCGATCACCGGCAGGGTGCAGCCATCGGCGCGCATCCGGTCGATCAGGTCGTAATAGGCACTCGGGCGGAAGAACAGCTGGGTGATGGCGAACTCGGCCCCGGCGTCCTGCTTGTCGTGCAGCACGCGCACATCCTGCTCGGGGGTCGATCCGGGATGGATGTCGGGGAAGGCCCCCACACCCACGCAGTAGTCGCCGCGGCTCTTCACCAACTCGACCAGCTCGGTGGCATTCTTCAGCCCCTGGGGATGTGGCTCCCAGGGCTGGCGGGGCCCGCCGGGCATGTCGCCCCGCACGGCCAGGATGTGGTGCACGCCCAGGTCGCCGTAGGCGTCGATCACCGACTTGAGCTCGTCCACGCTCTGCCCGGTGCAGGTGAGGTGTCCCACGACCCTCAGCTTGGTGGACGCCACCATGTCGCGGACGGCGGCCAGGGTGCGATCACGCAGTGATCCGTTGGCGCCATAGGTCACCGAGACGAAATCGGGGTTCCAGGGCTCGAGCTTCTCGATGGCCTCGTGCAACACCCGGGCGCCCTCATCGGTCTTGGGGGGAAAGAACTCAACGCTGAAGGTGGGTCGCTCGGCCCGCGCCAGCAACTCGGCAATCGTCTGCGTGGTGTCGGTGTTGCTCCGTCGGGCGGGGGCGAGGTCAGCGGGTCGATAGTTGTCCAGCACGTTGGTCAGCGTATCCAGCCGCCCACTAGGCTTCCGGGCGTGTCCATGCCTGCCTTCGATCCCACCGACCCCGCCGGTCCCGCATTCCGTGATGCCGTCGGTGCCCGGGTCGGCTTGTTCCTTGACCAGATCGATGAAGAATTGGCGCCGGTTTCGCCGCTGATGTCCGAGCTGGTGGGCCTGGCACGTCGCTTCACGGCCGGGGGCAAGCGACTTCGTCCGGCGTTCTGCTTCTGGGGCCATGTGGCGGCCGGCGGCGCACCGGCCGATCCCACGGCCCTGCTTGATGCCACGGCCGGCTTCGAGTTGCTGCACGTTGCGGCGCTGGTGCACGACGACCTCATCGACGACTCCGACACCCGACGCGGCATGCCGGCGGCCCACCGCCAGCTGGAGGAACTGCATCGCCGCCGTGGTGGCGTCGGCGATCCCGCAGCCTTCGGACGGGCCGGGGCCATCCTGCTCGGCGATCTGCTCGCCGCGTGGTCGACACAGCGCTTCGCCACCGCTGGACTGGACCCCGCAGCCTTCGCCCGGGCGCGCTGGGTGCTCGACGCGGTGCGTACCGACGTCAATGTCGGCCAATTCCTCGACCTGGCCGCCGAGGGCGGCCTGGCAGGCGGTGCTGGCCTGGCCACTGCCGAACAGGTGGTGGAGTACAAGACCGCCCGCTACACCGTGATCCGTCCGCTGCAGTTCGGTGCCGCCCTGGCCGGCGCCCCGGCGCAGCTGCTCGATGGCCTGGCGCACGTGGGCTCGGCAGTGGGCCGGGCCTTCCAGTTCCGCGACGACCTGCTGGGGGTCTTCGGCGACGAGGAGCTCACCGGCAAGCCGGCCGGCGACGACCTGCGCGAGAACAAGCGCACCGTCCTGGTGGTCGATGCGCTGTACGACCAACCCCAACTCGCCGATTACCTGGGCCGACCCCTGTCCGACCCGGAATTGGACGAGGCCCGGGAGATCCTGCGGGGCAGCGGCGCCGTGAGCCGTCTCAACGCTCGGATCGACCGCGATTCCGCCGCCGCACTGCGGGGATTGTCCGGTCTGCAGATCACCGACGAGGGACGAACCGCCTTGGAATCGTTGGTCCATGCTGCGGTCGACCGCCAGTTCTGACCGGGGCCCACCGCGCGAATCGCCGTCCGGCACTGATTCGGGTTCACCCCCGACGATCAGGACGCCTACTATGTAACCGGGCTGACACGGCCTACTTCCCCCGACCGTGTTTGGAGCATTTCTGTGACGAGAGACAGCACGAGTGACCCCTTGGTGGGTGACGTGCTAGCGGGCCGCTACGAGATCGTGAGGAAACTCGCGCGTGGCGGCATGGCTACCGTTTACCGTGCCCGGGATCGCCGACTGGGTCGCGTCGTTGCAGTCAAGGTGATGCATGAGGGCCTCGGCGATGACGCCGACTTCGCCCGCAAGTTCGATCGTGAGGCCCGCGCCGTCGCACGGCTGTCAGATCCCCATGTGGTGGGTGTCTTCGACCAGGGACGTGACCACGGCCGCCCCTATATCGTCATGGAATTCGTTGAGGGTTGCACGCTGCGCAATCTGATCACCCGCGAGGCGCCCTTCAGCCCGGCCCGGGCCCTGGAACTCATTGAGCCCGTCGTGGCGGCCCTGGCGGCCGCCCACGAATCCGGGCTGGTGCACCGTGATGTGAAGCCCGAGAACGTGCTGATCGGCCCGCACGGGCAGGTGAAGGTGGCCGATTTCGGCCTCGCCCGGGCGGTCACCGCCCAAACCGTCACCGCGGCACACGGACTGGTGATCGGCACCGTCAGCTATCTGCCCCCCGAGCTGGTCACCAACGGCCATGCCGACGCGCGCTCCGACATCTATTCCACCGGCGTGGTGCTCTACGAGCTGCTCACCGGGGAGAAGCCCTATGCGGGTGACACGCCCATCCAGGTGGCCTATGCACACGTGAACAAGGCGGTGCCCCCGCCCTCGGTCACCCTGCGGCGCACGAACCATGCCCCGGTGCCCGACTACATCGACGCGCTGACCGTGGCCTGCACCCGCCGCGAGCCCGACCAACGGCCCCGCGATGGCATCGACCTGCTGGCCCGGCTGCGGCGCGCCCGCATGGCGCTTGCGGCCGGCGTGGGCAATGACCCCTCGCTGTCGGCCATCATGAATCCTGCCGCGTTCCGTTCGTCACAGGTCTGGAGTGGTTCACCCACCGCCCGGGTTGATGTCGTGCACACCGAACCGGTGGCGACCCGCCAGGCCGCCCTGCCGGCCCAGCACATGGCGGGCCAGCAGCTGGCCGGCGCCGCGACGGGCCCTGCCGCAACGGTCCCGGCCCCGCGCCTGACGGCCACGATGGGGGCCTCCACCACGAGCTCCGTCACCAATTCGGGTGGCATCGACGTGCTGGCGGCCCGGCAGGCGTCGCCCAGTGCCCCGCCCACACCCCGCACGGCACGCTCCACGGCCGACCCGGTGCGTCCCATGACAGCCGGCTGGCGTGCCATGTCGGCAGGCTCCGGGCCACGCACGCCGGTGAGTCCGGTCGATTTCCGCGCCCGCCTGGCGGCCGATCCGGATGCCCAGCTGCCGCGCAGTGGTCGCACTCCGCGCTTCCCTGAACTGGTCAACGACCCGGTGCACCGTCGTCGGCGCGGAATCGTGGCCACCGTGCTGGTGATCCTCATCGCCCTGGGCGTCGGGTGCCTGTCGTGGTGGCTGGCCAGCGGACGCTATGTCAGCGCACCGGCAGTCATCGGCATGAACCGCACCGTGGCCCAGGGCGCTGCCCAGAAGGTCGGCGTGACGATCAGCTTCTCCGAGGACTACGACGACGCGGTGCCGGCCGGCGACGTGGTGCGCACGACCCCCGAGGCCGGTTCACGCATGGTGCGCAAGGACGAACTGCACGCGGTGATCTCGCAGGGGCCGCAGAGCTATCCCATGCCCACCGTGGTGGGGCTGGACAAGGATGCGGCCACCAGGGCCCTGGCCGATGCCCATCTGAGGGTCGGCACGATCCGGCAGGACTATGACGCCGACCACGCCGAGGGAATCGTCAGCGGAGCCAGCGCCTCACCGGGATCCCAGGTGCGCCACGACGCGACGGTCGACCTCACGGTCTCCAGGGGTCCGGCTCCGGTGAGGGTGCCGGGGCTGAGCGGCAAGACCCGCGATGACGCCACGGCCGCGTTGGACGCCCTGGGGTTGAAGGCCGACGTCAGCACGCAGCATTCTGATGCGGTGGCCTCGGGGTCGGTGATCTCGCAGGATCCCGCCGACGGTGAGCTCAGGCCCGGCGACACCGTCAAGGTCGTCGTCTCCGATGGGGGCGCCCCCACGGACGTGCCCGATGTGCGTGTCCGCTCAACCGCCGACGCCCACAAGGTGTTGGAGGCCGCGGGCTTCCACGTCGACGAGGTGATGGTCGATCCCGACGCCCGCATTCGCCTGGGTCGGGTGCAACGCACCGACCCCGATCCGGGTGCCAAGCTGCCCAAGGGCACCACGGTGAAGATCTTCATCATCTGAGGACATGTTCCCGGACGCCGCCGCGACCTGCGTAGATTGACCCTGTGAGTTCTGCCCCCGAGCATCCGGCGGCCCGCCGCCCTTCCAGCCTGCCGGCGGCGTCGGCCCTGCTGCTGATTGCGATGCTGTGGGGTTCGAGCTATTTCATGAACAAGGCCCTGGTGGGCATGATGCCACCGGGAGACATCACGGCGGTGCGCTTCACCATGTCGGCGATCGTGCTGGCCCTGGTGGCCCCCCGGGCCCTGCGGATGAGCCGTCGCACCCTGTTGCAGGGCATCGCGATGGGCACGGCCTACGGGATCGCCCAGTTGTTCCTGATGTTCGGGATCGTGCGCACCTCCGCATCGGTGTCGGGTTTCCTCACCGGCATGTACGCGGTCTTCACCGCCGTGATGGTGGCGCTGATCCTGCGACGCAATCCCCCGCCCCGGGTGTGGATCTCGGTCGGCCTGGCCACGGCCGCACTGGGCGTGCTGACGCTGGCGCCGGGGGCGGCCGGGGGGCTGGGCCTGGGCGAGCTGTTGTCCATCGCCGCAGCCGTCGGCTTCGCCGCGCACATCGTGCTCACCGACATGTTCATCGCCCAGCAGCGGGTGATGAGCCTGGCGATCGTGCAGACGGCCACGGTGGCCGTCTGGTCGTTGGCGGTGGCGGCTCCGGGTGGCATCACGATGCCCCGTGGAACCGTCCAATGGGGCGCCCTGATCTACCTGGGTGTGTTGTGCGGCGCCCTCACCCTGTTCCTGCAGGCATGGGGCCAGGCACGCATGGAGGCGAGTCGGGCGGCGGTGATCATGAGCTCCGAACCGCTGTGGGCCGCCGTCTTCGCCGTGCTCGCCGGGCAGGAGGACCTGAGCGTGCGCACGGTGGTCGGCGGCACGCTCATGATGGGTGCCATCTGGCTGGCGGTGCGCATTCCCCCACTGCGACGCCGCACCGATCCACCACCCGCCGCCGTGTCCTGACCCACGGACGGGCTAGAGCGTGATCCCCCGGGTGACGGTCCACGGACGAGGATCGCGCACCGGCACGAACTGGGCCGTGGTGCGGGCCGACAGGTGGCCGGCGATCATCCAGAAGCCGTCGTCGTTGAGCAGCCCGTCGTGGATCGGGATCATCTGGCGAGGGACCACGCCCCGCACGAAGTCGATGGTCTGCGACACCTTCTCCCAGGGCGCCATCATGGGCACGCAGAGCACGTCAATGTCATCGGGCGTCACGTCGAGCGCGTCGCCGGGGTGGAAGACCGAGGGTTCTCCGGGCGCACGCAGCACGAGTCCGAAGTTGCCGACCCGGGGGATGTCCGGATGGATCACGGCATGGAGGCCGCCGACCACGGTGACGGTGAGCTGCCCGAGCATGATCTGCTGTCCGGACGCCATGGCAGTGGTGGTGGGCACGATGAGTTGCTCGTTGACCCCCGGCTCGACATAGCAGGGCAGGTCGGGGCGGTCGGCCAGGTAGGCGGGCAGCCGGACCGGATCGGCATGGTCGGCATGTCGGTGCGTGATGAACACCGCGTCGGGCGTCGCGATGGACTCCCAGCCCCTTGAGTAGACGCCGGGGTCGATCAGCACACGGGCCCCACCCGCCTCGACCAGCACGCAGGAATGTCCGAACCGGGTGATCTTCATGTCCCCACTATGCCTGCGTGCGCTGTCCCACGAGTATGCCCCGGTGATGACAGGCATGGGAAGAGACCGCCGTCGCGGACTCCCCCATGCCTGTGCCTATCCGGGTTCGGTGCTGTGCTCAGGCATTCCAGTCAGGAGTGACCGGTGCTGCCGCGTAGCGGTTGCGGTAGTCATTGAGCCGCTCGGCGATCATGAAGGCCAGCTCGAGGCTCTGGTTGCGGTTCAAGCGGGGATCGCAGGTGGTCTCGTAGCGGCTGGCGAGGTCTTCCTCGCTGAGCTGGAAGGCCCCACCAAGGCACTCGGTGACATCGTCGCCGGTGAGCTCCACGTGCACCCCGCCGGGCCAGGTGCCCAGCTGCTCGTGCACGTCGAAGAAGCCGTTGAGCTCGTCGACGACCGCAGCATATTCGCGGGTCTTGTAGCCCTTAGCTGTCTCGAAGGTGTTGCCGTGCATGGGATCACAGACCCAGGCGACCTTGCGGCCGGAGGCCTCGACCCCCTCGACCAGTGCGGGCAACAGGTCACGGACCTTGCCCGCACCCATCCGGGTGATGAAGGTGATGCGACCAGGGATGCGCTCCGGATCGAGCCGATCGGCGATCTCCAGGGCATCCTCGGCGGTGGCGGTCGGGCCGAGCTTGACGCCCAGCGGGTTGCGTACGCTGCGCAACAGCTCCACGTGGGCACCACCGGGTTGGCGGGTGCGCTCGCCGATCCAGACCATGTGGCCGGAGGTGTCGTAGGGCTCCTGCGAGCGCGAGTCGATACGCGTCATGGCGTTCTCGTAGTCGAGCAGCAGGGCCTCGTGGCTGGCGTAGAAGTCAACCGTGCGCATGGTCTCGGCATCGACGCCACAGGCCTCCATGAAGCCCAGGGCACGCTCGATCTCACCGGCCATCTCCTCGTAGCGCTTCTCCACATGCGAGTCGCGGACGAAGCTGGCATTCCATGCATGGAGCTGGCGTAGGTCGGCGAAGCCGCCCTTGACGAAGGCGCGTACCAGGTTGAGGGTAGCCGCCGACGCGTTGTACATCTGCAGCAGCCGCTCCGGGTCCTGGTGGCGGGCCTGGGCGGTGAAATCAAAGCCGTTCACGGCGTCACCACGGTAGGCGGGCAGTGTCACGCCCTCGCGGGTCTCGGTGTCCTTGGAGCGCGGCTTGGCGTACTGGCCGGCCAAGCGGCCGAGCTTGACCACCGGCACCTGCCCGGCATAGGTGAGCACCACGCTCATGGCAAGCAGCACGCGCAGCTTGGCCTTGATGGGATTGGCCTGCACGCCGTCAAAGGTCTCGGCGCAGTCACCACCCTGCAGCAAGAAGGCCTTGCCGTTGGCCACCTGGGCGAGCTTGTCGCGCAGGTCATCACATTCACCGGCGAAGACCAGTGGCGGCAGCGAGCGCAACTTGTCGACGACGCGCTTCTCGGCGGAGGCGTCGGCATAGTGCGGCTGCTGCACCTGGGGCATATCGCGCAGGCTCAACAACGACGGAAACAGTTCGGGCACGGGCCCAAGGATAATGCGCCGGCGCCACACACCGCCCCGCGTCCGCCGTGAGCGTCATCGCAGGGCCCGGGAGGCCGCAGAACCCGACACGGGGCGGGCCCGACGGGCCTCAGCGCCGGGGACGCTCGCCCGCACCACCGTCGGCATAGCGTCGTGCATTGCGAGCCGCCTCGGCCGCGGCACGTTCGAGGTCGCGCTGGTCCTCCACGCGCAGTTGTTCGCGCTCGATGGCGGCCCGACGGCGCTGTTCCCACAGCGTGGGGTAGTTGTCGGCGCGTTCCTCGGCCTCGCGATGACGCCGTTGGCGGATCAGCTCCTTGGCCTGGGCGGGCGTGTCGTCCTGGTACAGCTGGCCGGACAGTTCCCCGATGGCCGCCATGATCTCGGCGGTGCAGCCGCGCAGCAACACCCCGTCGAGGGCGTCGGACAGGGCCGGGCTGGTCCAATAGCGTGAGAAGTCCAGGGGCTTACCGAAGGCGATGGTCGGGCCGAGCATCCGCGACAGAGTGCGTCCACCCATCCCCTCGCGCTCGGGCAGCTCGATGCCCACCGGCACCACCGGCACCTGCGTGGCCAGGGCCAGCCAGGCGACCTCGGGGTTGCCCCTGTGCAGGCGTCCGTCCGGCGACGGATCACCCTCGGGGAAGACGACCACCAATTCGCCCTCCCCCAGCACCGATACCGCGTCGGGATGTCCCGGGGCCGCCCCCTCCAGGGGAATGGCGCGGGCCCGCTTGCCACGGCCGCGCACGTCCGGGTTGAGGTCCACCAGCCGCACGGGCCGCTCCACCGACGCCTCCAGCCGTGTGAAGTCGGACGGCAGCCGATGGTTGCAGGCCAGGATCGCAGCACCCTCCGGGATGTTCTCGACCCCCTCGACATGGGCCGTCAGTGCCTCCCGGGTGCCACGGAAGAGACCGCGGGTGAATCCGGCGGCCCGGGCAGCGGCCCTGAGGCTGCCGCGCAGCGTGGGGGGCCTGGACTCCGGCAGTTGCGGATGGTTGGGCGCATCACGCACTGCGGGGGCATCAGGTCGATCAGTGTCACTCATCGCGAACATCCTTGTCATCACCGGGGCCCGATTCGGTTCCCCGGGGCGAAGGCGCCGGGGAACCCGCCTCATCGTGCCCTGCCAGGCCCAGCTCGGCGTCGGTGGGTGGCACCGGCAATCCGGCGGTCGGGCTGTCCTTGCGGAAGCGCGTCAGGTCGGCGTCGCGCAGGTTGCCATATTTCACGCGGAAGCCGTAGACATCGACATAGGGCTGGCCGGACAGCTGCTGCACATGGGCCAGCACGTCGTTGGTGATCCAGCGCAACACCCTGACGTCGTCGCGCTGGTGGCGCCACGGCGAATAGTCCAGTGGCCTACCGATGATCATGCGTCCGTCATGCATCGTGGGCAGGCCCAGGCGGTTGCGCCTCACGGTCGTGTTCACCATGGCGACCGGGATCACCGGCACCTGCATGTCGAGTGCCATCCGGGCAACCCCGGTATGCCCCTTGTAGAGGGATCCATCGGGCGAGCGGGTGCCCTCGGGGAAGATGCCGGCCAGTCCGCCGTCGGTGAGCACCTGATCGATCGGGCCAAGGCCACTGGCGCTTGCCCGGCCACCCGAACGGTCCAACGGCACCATGCCCACTGCGGTGAGGAACCAGGCGACGATGCGTCCCCACAGTGTCCGCCCCTCGAAGAGCTCCTTCTTGGCGGGAAAGGTGAGCCGACGCCTCATGAGCGCGGGCAGCGCCAGGGTGTCGGCGATGTCCAGGTGGTTGCTGGCGAGCACGGCACCGCCCTGTCGGGGGATGTTCTGCTCACCCTGGAGCGTCGGGTGGAGCAAGAGCTTCACCCCCGGCCTGAACAAAAGGTATTTGAACAGGGTGTACCACACGGCCGCCTCCTTGACCCTGTAACCCTATTGGCCACCGAAGTGGACGGTAAAACCACCACGCTGGCGGTTTCGCCAGATGGAACCCGACCAGCCGGAACGGGGCCGGTACCCGCAGGTTACTTGCCGAAGATCGGGGCCGGGTCGACGGCGATGCCGTTCTCGATCACGTGGAAGTGCAGATGGCATCCGGTGGAGTTCCCGGTGGAACCCACGCGCGCGATGACGTCGCCGACGTTGACCTGCTGTCCGGGCGACACCGAGAACCCCAGCAGGTGGTTGTAGGCGGTCGCAAGGCCGTTGCCGTGGTCGATCACGACGCGGTTGCCCCAGCCGCCGACCATTCCGGCGGCCAGCACCGTGCCGCCCCACGCGGCCTGCACCGGTTCGCCGCACGCCGCGGCGATGTCGTCCCCGTCGTGGAATTCGGCATATCCGCCGATGGGATTGACCCGCGAGCTGAAGCTCGACACGAGTTCGCCGGAGGCCGGCCAGACCTTCTGCTTGGCGATGGCGGTGCGGATGCCTGCCAGGTCACTGCGGCTGGCGTCGCGCGAGGCCCCGTTCGACACCGATGTGCCCACCTGCA
The window above is part of the Propionibacterium freudenreichii subsp. freudenreichii genome. Proteins encoded here:
- a CDS encoding lysophospholipid acyltransferase family protein, coding for MSDTDRPDAPAVRDAPNHPQLPESRPPTLRGSLRAAARAAGFTRGLFRGTREALTAHVEGVENIPEGAAILACNHRLPSDFTRLEASVERPVRLVDLNPDVRGRGKRARAIPLEGAAPGHPDAVSVLGEGELVVVFPEGDPSPDGRLHRGNPEVAWLALATQVPVVPVGIELPEREGMGGRTLSRMLGPTIAFGKPLDFSRYWTSPALSDALDGVLLRGCTAEIMAAIGELSGQLYQDDTPAQAKELIRQRRHREAEERADNYPTLWEQRRRAAIEREQLRVEDQRDLERAAAEAARNARRYADGGAGERPRR
- a CDS encoding lysophospholipid acyltransferase family protein — encoded protein: MWYTLFKYLLFRPGVKLLLHPTLQGEQNIPRQGGAVLASNHLDIADTLALPALMRRRLTFPAKKELFEGRTLWGRIVAWFLTAVGMVPLDRSGGRASASGLGPIDQVLTDGGLAGIFPEGTRSPDGSLYKGHTGVARMALDMQVPVIPVAMVNTTVRRNRLGLPTMHDGRMIIGRPLDYSPWRHQRDDVRVLRWITNDVLAHVQQLSGQPYVDVYGFRVKYGNLRDADLTRFRKDSPTAGLPVPPTDAELGLAGHDEAGSPAPSPRGTESGPGDDKDVRDE